One stretch of Methanobacteriaceae archaeon DNA includes these proteins:
- the hisA gene encoding 1-(5-phosphoribosyl)-5-[(5-phosphoribosylamino)methylideneamino]imidazole-4-carboxamide isomerase, translating into MSFQDNKMLIIPAVDIKNGKCVQLVQGKPGTEQIIIENPAEVARSWEEKNATNIHVIDLDGAFGEKNNISVVKKILDTVSVPIQMGGGIRTKEYAKELLDMGIKRIILGTMAIENPQIVQELANEYGSERIMVSLDSKDSKVVIKGWTEKTSRTAPEMGQILEENGAGGILFTNVDVEGLLNGFNLDPVLELVNAVKIPIVYSGGISSLEDIKTLQKTGVKGIVIGSAIYKGKIDFEKTLKYENII; encoded by the coding sequence ATGTCGTTCCAAGATAATAAAATGCTTATTATTCCTGCAGTTGATATTAAAAATGGAAAATGCGTCCAGCTGGTTCAAGGAAAACCCGGCACTGAACAGATAATAATTGAAAATCCTGCTGAAGTTGCCAGAAGCTGGGAAGAAAAAAATGCCACCAATATCCATGTTATCGATCTAGATGGGGCCTTTGGTGAAAAAAATAATATTTCTGTGGTGAAAAAAATTTTAGATACAGTTTCTGTCCCCATACAGATGGGCGGGGGTATAAGAACTAAGGAATATGCTAAGGAACTTCTGGATATGGGAATTAAAAGAATCATTCTCGGGACCATGGCCATTGAAAATCCACAGATCGTGCAAGAACTCGCTAATGAATACGGTAGCGAAAGAATAATGGTTTCTCTAGATAGTAAAGACTCTAAAGTCGTGATAAAAGGATGGACTGAAAAAACTTCTAGAACAGCGCCAGAAATGGGACAAATTTTAGAAGAAAACGGAGCAGGTGGAATATTATTCACCAATGTTGATGTGGAAGGACTTTTGAATGGATTTAATTTAGATCCAGTCCTTGAATTAGTAAATGCTGTCAAAATACCTATTGTATATTCTGGCGGAATAAGTTCTCTTGAAGATATTAAAACACTGCAAAAAACAGGAGTTAAAGGAATAGTTATTGGTTCCGCTATTTATAAAGGAAAAATTGACTTTGAAAAAACTCTTAAATATGAAAATATTATTTAA
- the wecB gene encoding UDP-N-acetylglucosamine 2-epimerase (non-hydrolyzing), with translation MKIAIVIGTRPEIIKMAPVIDEIIKRNLDYVLIHTGQHYDHEMSDQFFSDLELPTPDYNIGVGSGSHGEQTAEMMKGIENVFVEEKPDMVMVQGDTNAVLAGAIVASKLHIPVGHVEAGLRSFDKTMPEEINRMVADVCSQLYYVPTEESAINLIVEGINPKNVIITGNTVVDACLRNLKIAENNSNILDQFEGDEKILTLTMHRAENVDNLERLTQITDALIELDELTIIFPVHPRTLKNLENFGLLSKLVKKDNIKLIKPVGYLDFLLLLSNSDMIMTDSGGLQEEAITLDVPCMTLRYNTERPETVTAGGNILVGSNKDKIIETANLIMNDPKTRETMKKAVNPYGDGNASSRILNVTLTDYENGELEIKSPEDIMNQFKRKIELIESNITVREFESTQNALIRVVYENNEAGFPHEDLDLKNKLVLFDKYLQNYF, from the coding sequence ATGAAAATAGCTATTGTAATAGGAACTCGGCCGGAAATAATTAAAATGGCCCCAGTAATTGATGAAATAATAAAAAGAAATCTTGATTATGTTTTAATTCACACCGGCCAGCACTATGATCATGAAATGTCTGATCAATTTTTTTCTGATCTTGAATTGCCGACTCCAGACTACAATATTGGTGTAGGTTCTGGATCGCATGGCGAACAGACTGCAGAAATGATGAAAGGTATTGAAAATGTTTTTGTGGAAGAAAAACCAGATATGGTGATGGTCCAGGGTGATACCAACGCCGTCCTTGCTGGTGCTATTGTGGCATCTAAGTTACACATTCCCGTGGGCCATGTAGAAGCAGGTCTCAGGTCTTTTGATAAAACCATGCCTGAGGAAATTAATCGTATGGTGGCAGATGTTTGTTCTCAGTTATATTATGTTCCCACTGAGGAATCAGCGATAAATCTAATTGTAGAAGGCATAAATCCTAAAAATGTGATTATAACGGGTAATACTGTGGTAGATGCCTGTTTAAGAAACCTCAAAATTGCAGAAAATAACTCAAATATTCTTGATCAATTTGAAGGGGATGAAAAAATCCTCACTTTAACCATGCACCGGGCAGAAAATGTGGATAATCTAGAAAGACTCACTCAAATCACGGATGCATTAATAGAACTGGACGAATTAACCATTATTTTTCCGGTACATCCGCGAACCTTAAAAAACCTGGAAAACTTCGGTCTTCTCTCTAAACTGGTTAAAAAAGATAATATAAAACTCATAAAACCTGTTGGTTATTTAGATTTCCTACTATTATTATCTAATTCTGATATGATCATGACTGACTCGGGAGGACTCCAAGAGGAGGCCATAACTCTAGATGTGCCTTGTATGACATTGAGATATAATACGGAACGTCCTGAAACTGTTACCGCTGGGGGAAACATTTTGGTGGGTTCCAATAAAGATAAAATTATTGAAACGGCCAATCTTATTATGAATGATCCAAAAACCAGGGAAACAATGAAAAAGGCTGTTAATCCATATGGTGATGGTAATGCATCTTCTAGAATTTTGAATGTTACTTTAACTGATTATGAAAATGGGGAATTAGAAATAAAATCTCCAGAAGATATCATGAATCAATTTAAAAGAAAAATTGAATTGATAGAATCAAATATCACTGTCAGAGAATTTGAAAGCACTCAAAATGCTTTAATTAGAGTTGTTTATGAAAATAATGAAGCAGGATTTCCTCATGAAGATCTTGATTTGAAAAATAAGTTGGTTTTATTTGATAAATACCTTCAAAATTATTTTTAA
- the argC gene encoding N-acetyl-gamma-glutamyl-phosphate reductase: MIKVGIIGASGYTGGELLRFLHNHSQVEVSAITSRQYADKAVYKVHPHLRDSDLVFQDIKASEIDADIVFTATPHGASMNIVPEILESGAKVIDLSGDYRYDNIETYEKWYNLKHAHPLDAVYGLPELYREDIKKANLVANPGCFPTGSILACMPLINEKLVETVIIDAKTGISGAGINPTPATHFPNCSDNVIPYNVTSHRHMSEIDEKLNQNGSVKVCFTPHLVPVIRGILTTVHTFLKEGIKDDLSSEYLEEIYKEFYVGEPFVKVLEDGEIPRLSAVRGSNFAHVGCFQIDHHGRVVIVSAIDNLVKGASGQAIHNMNLMFGFKENESLEFLGMHP; encoded by the coding sequence ATGATAAAAGTAGGCATAATAGGTGCCAGTGGATATACTGGTGGAGAATTACTCCGTTTTTTGCATAATCATTCACAGGTGGAAGTTTCAGCCATAACTTCACGCCAGTATGCAGATAAAGCTGTTTATAAAGTACATCCCCATCTAAGAGACTCTGATTTAGTTTTTCAGGACATAAAAGCATCTGAAATTGATGCAGATATTGTTTTCACAGCAACACCCCATGGAGCTTCCATGAATATTGTCCCGGAGATCTTAGAAAGTGGAGCAAAGGTAATTGATTTAAGTGGAGATTATCGTTACGATAATATTGAAACTTATGAAAAATGGTATAATCTAAAACACGCCCATCCTTTAGATGCAGTTTATGGGCTTCCAGAACTTTACCGAGAAGATATTAAAAAGGCTAATTTAGTAGCCAATCCCGGATGCTTCCCTACTGGATCAATTTTAGCTTGTATGCCATTGATTAATGAGAAACTTGTGGAAACCGTGATTATTGACGCTAAAACTGGAATAAGTGGTGCTGGAATAAATCCAACTCCAGCAACTCATTTTCCAAACTGCAGTGACAATGTAATTCCTTACAATGTGACCAGTCATCGGCACATGAGTGAAATAGATGAAAAACTCAATCAAAACGGTTCAGTTAAAGTTTGCTTCACCCCACATCTTGTTCCAGTTATTAGAGGAATTTTAACCACAGTACACACCTTTTTAAAAGAAGGAATAAAAGACGATTTGAGTTCAGAATATTTGGAAGAAATTTATAAAGAGTTTTATGTTGGCGAACCATTTGTAAAAGTTTTAGAAGATGGAGAAATTCCTCGCTTGAGTGCAGTTCGCGGATCAAACTTTGCACATGTCGGCTGTTTCCAGATCGACCATCACGGCCGTGTGGTGATTGTATCTGCCATTGACAATCTGGTGAAAGGTGCTTCTGGTCAGGCTATCCATAATATGAATCTCATGTTTGGATTTAAGGAAAATGAATCCCTGGAATTTCTGGGAATGCATCCTTAA
- a CDS encoding DUF460 domain-containing protein, translated as MENSKEDSDKIPENFNGYFSFNSISKTDSDNDSNFKKDNPKIEYKKRTIIGFDPGLTVGIAIIDLNGHILSLKSFKEAKYSEVVREIINHGRAIIVASDVYPPPKMVKKLAASLNAKIDSPSSVFTVGSKKEMVDEFLRDRKSNFSPNNAHQRDALAAAIKTYKNYEKKFNQIDKRGKEKNFSFNEREEVKTLFINGMPITKALDFINDSKVTIKAEKSNFDNILVSDLKTGLDSNSDSNLDSQETLIKLKRRINQQESQIKNQDDAIKNLRHKNKLLKNKIRKQKKKSSKLKFKLEKLQQDYSNEILLEKKVSSKINIIKKLQMSYNNEKILREKLEEKLKTFNKIKTIEVSDKTVPVKIIKSFTRDGINESYHQGDLKSGDVVFILNSRGGGSQTASLLSKLSLKAIIVSDEMPPQAKEVLENNDIPLIKSSKIGIKMGKDFAIVKSEILDKEIQIWKNKIKKQRNQDEKEKLWNVIDEYRAKRKRDSQE; from the coding sequence TTGGAAAATTCTAAAGAAGATTCAGATAAAATACCTGAAAATTTTAATGGTTATTTTAGTTTTAATTCCATTTCCAAAACAGATTCTGATAATGATTCTAATTTTAAAAAGGATAATCCAAAAATTGAATATAAAAAGAGAACTATAATTGGTTTTGATCCGGGATTGACAGTCGGGATTGCAATAATTGATTTAAATGGCCATATTCTTTCATTAAAAAGTTTTAAAGAGGCCAAATATTCTGAGGTGGTTAGAGAAATAATTAATCATGGCCGTGCAATTATAGTTGCCAGTGATGTTTATCCACCTCCTAAAATGGTAAAAAAATTAGCTGCTTCTTTAAATGCTAAAATAGATTCTCCCTCAAGTGTATTCACTGTTGGATCTAAAAAAGAAATGGTAGATGAGTTTTTAAGAGATAGAAAATCTAATTTTTCTCCAAATAATGCTCACCAGCGGGATGCTCTAGCAGCAGCAATTAAAACTTATAAAAATTATGAAAAAAAGTTCAATCAAATTGATAAAAGAGGAAAAGAGAAAAATTTTTCATTTAACGAGAGAGAAGAGGTTAAAACTCTTTTTATTAATGGAATGCCTATAACTAAAGCTTTAGATTTTATCAATGATTCAAAAGTCACCATAAAAGCTGAAAAATCAAATTTTGATAATATATTAGTTTCTGATTTAAAAACAGGATTGGATTCCAATTCAGACTCAAATTTAGATTCTCAAGAAACTTTAATAAAATTAAAAAGACGCATAAATCAACAAGAATCTCAAATTAAAAATCAAGATGATGCAATAAAAAATTTGAGGCACAAAAATAAACTGCTTAAAAATAAAATTAGAAAACAGAAGAAAAAATCATCTAAACTTAAATTCAAGCTGGAAAAACTTCAACAGGATTACTCCAACGAAATTTTACTGGAAAAGAAGGTGTCTTCTAAAATAAATATCATTAAAAAACTTCAAATGAGTTATAATAATGAAAAAATCTTAAGAGAGAAATTAGAAGAAAAATTAAAGACTTTTAATAAAATTAAAACAATTGAAGTCTCAGATAAAACAGTACCCGTTAAAATTATTAAATCATTTACTAGGGATGGAATAAATGAATCATATCATCAAGGAGATTTAAAAAGTGGAGATGTGGTGTTTATTTTAAATTCTCGTGGAGGAGGATCTCAAACAGCATCTTTACTTTCTAAATTATCTTTAAAGGCCATTATTGTCTCTGATGAAATGCCACCTCAAGCAAAGGAAGTTTTAGAAAATAATGATATTCCCCTAATTAAATCTTCTAAAATAGGGATTAAAATGGGTAAAGATTTTGCCATAGTTAAATCAGAAATCTTGGATAAGGAAATTCAAATATGGAAGAACAAAATTAAAAAACAAAGGAACCAAGACGAGAAAGAGAAATTATGGAATGTTATTGATGAGTATAGGGCCAAAAGAAAGAGAGATTCACAAGAATAG
- a CDS encoding transglutaminase domain-containing protein: MERRKLLAVLLILGIALLSMNNAYATSTNLSNTENVNNSIPVTNNTTTIQKSNNSVINQSKASVKGLWLKAEDINSINTTALKKSGITDVYIKYNDFLLSSYTKTLNGILSKFNNSGIRVNIWIACFKDGKGQWIDPQGKYSYTVKLPYKKNVKVSYSVKEKVSYTKTIKTPSQVTVKTPYKFWYKSNGVWKYKIQYKLTNETRYKYSYQKSYKWVTKTHYKWVEKTYYNTETRYGFNSTYRDQLVSKIVNVTKNFNIDGILLDDICYSGVGEGVASKNTNSTEAITSFVQKIFSSINAIKPNVTLSGTLMPSSESSKYYGQDYGKLSQCLDYMVPKLLKGINNKDSAWIGSMTQYIVNKTNGKPVLDFIQTYKSDKQLTTLNSTELGFDIQQSLKNGAKGFILYQYGLINPQIINCSSGNNTSVSSTVIQIINAANTLKTYIETNHRLPADVQISNTRLSIAQFLKIMADTISAINMGTGIPAFNLNVKAPLNSSGDLINGNLNQTEYLDIVKKVKSYIESFGTAPGSVTSSKGKIQYESLTYIFSKIINFYGQNERLPGYTEIDSWEISFAPFNPQNYLKETKNSQSTDPIIVALAKTITNGSNSTYEKAVKIFNWVRDNLQYNFYYNTKYGAVKTVIAKSGNCVDHSHLLVALARAAGIPARYVHGSCTFNSGNIYGHIWTQLLIDNRWYDADATSSKNKLGVINNWNTKTAYIKGSYIELPF; the protein is encoded by the coding sequence ATGGAGCGACGCAAATTGCTTGCAGTGCTTCTCATTTTGGGAATAGCACTGTTAAGTATGAATAATGCGTACGCCACCTCTACAAATCTATCTAATACAGAAAATGTGAATAACTCAATTCCAGTAACTAACAATACAACTACTATTCAAAAATCCAATAATTCAGTAATTAACCAGTCTAAAGCCTCAGTTAAAGGACTATGGCTTAAGGCTGAAGATATAAACAGTATCAACACTACAGCATTGAAAAAATCCGGCATTACTGATGTTTACATTAAATACAACGATTTCTTATTGTCATCTTATACCAAAACTCTCAATGGAATACTATCTAAGTTCAATAACTCTGGAATAAGAGTAAATATTTGGATTGCATGCTTTAAAGATGGGAAAGGTCAGTGGATCGATCCCCAGGGTAAATATTCATATACAGTAAAATTACCTTACAAAAAAAATGTAAAGGTATCCTACTCAGTTAAAGAAAAGGTTTCTTACACAAAAACCATTAAAACACCATCTCAAGTAACGGTTAAAACACCTTACAAGTTTTGGTATAAGTCAAATGGTGTGTGGAAATATAAAATTCAATATAAATTAACCAATGAAACCAGATACAAATACAGCTACCAAAAATCTTACAAATGGGTCACTAAAACTCATTATAAATGGGTTGAAAAGACTTACTATAACACCGAGACTCGCTATGGATTTAATAGTACTTACAGAGATCAATTGGTTTCTAAAATAGTTAATGTGACTAAAAACTTTAATATTGATGGAATTCTTCTGGACGACATTTGCTATTCGGGAGTTGGTGAGGGAGTCGCTTCCAAGAATACGAACAGTACGGAGGCCATTACATCTTTTGTTCAAAAGATTTTTAGTTCTATTAATGCTATTAAACCAAATGTTACTCTGTCTGGGACATTAATGCCTAGCAGTGAAAGTTCCAAATACTATGGACAGGATTATGGTAAACTATCCCAATGTCTTGATTATATGGTCCCTAAACTGTTAAAAGGGATTAATAATAAAGATTCCGCCTGGATAGGATCTATGACTCAGTACATAGTTAATAAAACTAACGGAAAACCAGTACTGGATTTTATCCAGACATATAAATCAGACAAACAGTTAACAACACTTAATTCAACAGAATTAGGCTTCGATATACAACAATCTCTCAAAAATGGTGCCAAAGGATTTATACTGTATCAATATGGATTAATAAACCCTCAAATTATTAATTGCAGTTCAGGAAATAACACTTCAGTTTCATCAACCGTTATTCAAATCATTAACGCTGCCAATACTCTAAAAACTTACATTGAAACCAACCACCGACTTCCAGCAGACGTTCAAATTTCAAATACTCGACTGTCAATAGCACAGTTCCTTAAAATAATGGCAGATACTATATCGGCTATAAATATGGGAACAGGAATTCCTGCATTTAATTTAAATGTTAAAGCACCCCTCAATTCCTCTGGAGATTTAATTAATGGTAACTTAAATCAGACTGAATATTTAGACATTGTTAAGAAGGTAAAGTCCTATATAGAATCTTTTGGAACCGCACCAGGTTCAGTAACCAGTTCAAAAGGGAAAATTCAATATGAATCACTGACTTACATATTTTCTAAAATCATTAATTTCTACGGCCAAAACGAGCGATTGCCGGGTTACACAGAAATAGATTCATGGGAAATAAGTTTTGCACCTTTTAACCCTCAAAATTATCTTAAAGAGACCAAAAATTCTCAATCAACAGACCCCATCATAGTTGCACTTGCAAAAACCATTACTAATGGTTCAAATTCGACTTATGAGAAGGCTGTGAAGATTTTCAATTGGGTTAGGGATAACTTGCAATATAACTTCTATTATAATACTAAATATGGGGCTGTAAAAACCGTGATAGCAAAATCCGGTAATTGTGTAGACCATTCACATCTCCTGGTGGCATTGGCCAGGGCAGCAGGGATTCCAGCAAGATATGTACATGGTTCATGTACTTTTAACAGCGGAAATATCTATGGACACATTTGGACTCAGCTATTGATTGACAATAGATGGTACGACGCAGATGCAACCAGTTCTAAAAACAAACTTGGCGTTATAAATAATTGGAATACAAAAACAGCTTACATAAAGGGCAGTTATATTGAACTGCCTTTTTAA
- a CDS encoding transglutaminase family protein → MLLFVAVVMPINDVNAVDQQNASNQTSNLTSNLSTSNSTSNTQNVTNANLTAKKVSTQAGSTDPKISYTYYVKVPYKVHVKVAYYKSYKVKVKVLVKKRYYWNGKYRTKYFYTYKYVTKYKKYYKWVYETKYKSVAKTGYTYSSEYLKSTKNCQVTDPTIVALANKLTNGTNSSYEKAVKIFNWVRDNLDYSFYYNTKYGAVKTLKAKVGNCVDHSHLLIALARAAGIPAQYGHGDCKFNSGNTYGHVWAQLYVNDKWYNADVTSSSNTFGVIKSWNTATATIHGFYPEISF, encoded by the coding sequence TTGTTACTTTTTGTAGCAGTAGTAATGCCAATCAATGATGTTAATGCTGTAGATCAACAAAATGCATCTAATCAAACATCTAATTTGACTTCAAACTTGAGCACATCGAATTCAACTTCAAATACTCAAAATGTCACTAATGCGAATTTGACTGCAAAGAAAGTTTCTACTCAAGCAGGCTCTACGGATCCAAAAATTAGCTATACTTACTATGTCAAAGTTCCATACAAAGTTCATGTCAAAGTTGCTTACTATAAATCATACAAAGTTAAAGTCAAAGTTTTAGTTAAAAAAAGGTACTATTGGAATGGTAAATACAGAACAAAGTATTTCTACACGTATAAATACGTTACCAAGTACAAAAAATATTATAAATGGGTATATGAAACTAAGTACAAATCTGTTGCAAAAACAGGTTACACCTATTCTTCAGAATACTTGAAATCGACTAAAAACTGTCAGGTAACTGATCCAACTATAGTTGCACTTGCTAATAAATTAACTAATGGTACGAATAGTTCTTATGAGAAGGCAGTAAAGATTTTCAATTGGGTTAGGGATAATCTGGACTACTCTTTCTATTACAACACTAAATACGGTGCCGTGAAAACTTTGAAAGCAAAAGTTGGTAATTGTGTGGATCATTCTCATTTATTAATTGCCTTGGCTAGAGCTGCAGGCATTCCAGCACAATATGGTCATGGTGATTGTAAGTTTAACAGTGGAAATACCTATGGGCATGTTTGGGCTCAGTTATATGTGAATGATAAATGGTATAATGCCGATGTTACTAGTTCCAGTAACACTTTTGGAGTAATTAAAAGTTGGAATACTGCAACGGCAACCATACATGGTTTTTACCCTGAAATATCATTCTAA
- the truA gene encoding tRNA pseudouridine(38-40) synthase TruA translates to MKKVALKVAYIGTNFHGFQRQPNHRTVEGELIYALKKANLVEDLKKSYFSIAGRTDRGVHALGNVISFMSEKEVIINQINDHLPEDIQILAKAPVHYGFKPRHALKRHYKYIISENASRYPLLWELDIPSENGFNLEKMIEAASYFEGTHNFINFSKRSERNPLRTVDEVKVSKNGEIIVIDVAGESFLWNMVRKMVKTILEAGNGKIKPSDIIEMLNPEKNIPLKPMVPENLILMDVTYKNLNFTYDNYACYRFQSTLKDELFKHKSATLLEETMINDLESLKQQ, encoded by the coding sequence ATGAAAAAAGTCGCTTTAAAAGTTGCATATATTGGAACTAATTTTCACGGGTTTCAAAGGCAGCCTAATCATCGTACTGTTGAGGGAGAGCTAATTTACGCATTAAAGAAAGCTAATTTGGTTGAGGATCTGAAAAAATCTTATTTTTCTATTGCTGGCCGCACGGACCGGGGGGTTCATGCTTTAGGTAATGTAATATCTTTCATGAGTGAAAAAGAAGTTATTATAAATCAAATTAATGACCATCTTCCGGAAGATATTCAAATTTTAGCCAAGGCCCCAGTTCATTATGGGTTTAAGCCAAGACATGCCTTAAAACGCCACTATAAATACATAATTTCTGAGAATGCAAGCAGATATCCTCTTTTATGGGAACTTGATATTCCATCAGAAAATGGATTTAATTTGGAAAAAATGATAGAAGCAGCTTCATATTTCGAGGGCACTCATAATTTCATTAATTTTTCAAAAAGAAGTGAAAGAAATCCTTTGAGAACTGTGGATGAAGTCAAAGTTTCTAAAAATGGTGAAATAATAGTTATTGATGTTGCTGGAGAAAGTTTTCTGTGGAACATGGTTAGAAAAATGGTAAAAACAATTTTAGAAGCAGGTAATGGTAAAATAAAACCTTCAGATATAATTGAGATGTTAAATCCAGAAAAAAATATTCCTTTAAAACCTATGGTGCCGGAAAATCTGATTTTAATGGATGTTACCTATAAAAATCTTAACTTTACTTATGATAATTATGCTTGCTATAGATTCCAATCAACTCTAAAAGACGAATTATTCAAACATAAATCAGCAACCCTTTTAGAGGAAACAATGATTAATGATTTGGAATCTTTAAAACAACAATGA
- a CDS encoding flavodoxin: protein MKTIVLYYSRSRKTATVAETLAEELSADLQEIKDVKERSGILNYLGASVDAFRESKTKITPENLNLDNYGIIYLGSPTWAGKPSPAIITFVDKADLKGKDVILFATMGNQGAKSVIKRMQEKIEARGARMVNSFSIKTSGKELIEIKEETWKKIGELDLKIYGN from the coding sequence ATGAAAACAATTGTTTTGTATTATTCCCGAAGTAGAAAAACTGCCACTGTTGCTGAGACCTTGGCTGAAGAATTATCCGCAGATCTGCAAGAAATAAAAGATGTGAAGGAGCGTTCAGGAATATTAAATTATTTAGGCGCTTCTGTAGATGCATTCCGGGAAAGCAAGACCAAAATCACCCCTGAAAATTTAAATCTTGACAATTATGGAATTATATATCTAGGTTCTCCCACTTGGGCCGGGAAACCCTCTCCCGCAATAATTACATTTGTGGATAAAGCAGATTTGAAAGGAAAGGATGTAATATTATTCGCAACTATGGGTAATCAAGGTGCCAAAAGTGTTATAAAAAGAATGCAAGAAAAAATTGAGGCCAGAGGGGCTCGAATGGTTAATTCATTCAGTATAAAAACTAGTGGTAAGGAATTAATTGAAATAAAAGAAGAAACTTGGAAAAAGATAGGAGAATTAGATCTGAAGATCTATGGAAATTAA
- a CDS encoding DMT family transporter — protein MKRLWGYLSVITATLFFGIATPFNKILLQEMHPLTIAALTYTVAGIFLFTIRQSPLKEKALNVLNKKNNSENFINKKDYVILIVTALFTAFIAPILYLNGLNQTTAVNASLLLNVEVLFIIIMSLILFKEVLRKKDILGMGLIIVGAVYLATKGEIADIFFKESFIGSLLIIAAAFFWSVDTVLSKFLSNKRDLIWIAGLKSSIGGIFLLITTLFLGISLKTPWEMLPLLLFVAIFSIGSSFILIYFAIRELGSTRVGAIFPLSSLFGAIFAFIILGEPLTAIELLFGLLMLLGVFILYWNPKKMS, from the coding sequence ATGAAAAGGTTATGGGGATATTTAAGCGTAATTACTGCCACGTTGTTTTTTGGTATAGCTACCCCATTTAACAAAATATTGCTACAAGAAATGCACCCCCTAACCATTGCTGCCTTGACTTATACAGTTGCTGGAATCTTTTTATTCACGATTCGACAATCACCCCTTAAAGAAAAAGCCTTAAATGTTTTAAACAAAAAAAATAACTCTGAAAACTTTATTAATAAAAAAGATTATGTAATTCTGATTGTGACTGCCCTATTCACTGCTTTTATAGCACCCATACTCTATTTAAACGGTTTAAATCAAACAACTGCAGTGAATGCGTCACTTTTGCTAAATGTCGAAGTACTCTTCATAATAATCATGAGTTTAATCTTATTTAAAGAAGTTCTTAGGAAAAAGGACATTTTAGGAATGGGCCTTATTATTGTGGGAGCTGTTTATCTTGCTACAAAAGGAGAAATAGCAGATATCTTCTTCAAAGAAAGTTTTATAGGGAGTCTTCTGATTATTGCAGCTGCTTTCTTTTGGAGTGTTGATACTGTACTAAGCAAATTTTTAAGCAATAAAAGAGATTTAATATGGATCGCTGGGCTTAAAAGTTCTATTGGAGGAATATTTCTATTAATAACTACCTTATTTTTAGGAATAAGTCTTAAAACTCCCTGGGAAATGTTGCCGTTGCTTCTTTTTGTGGCAATTTTTAGCATCGGTAGTTCATTTATTCTAATTTATTTCGCCATAAGAGAACTAGGATCTACCCGAGTAGGGGCCATATTCCCATTATCATCCCTATTTGGGGCAATATTTGCATTTATAATTTTAGGAGAACCTTTAACTGCAATAGAATTGTTATTTGGATTATTAATGCTTTTAGGAGTTTTTATCCTCTATTGGAATCCGAAAAAAATGTCTTAA
- a CDS encoding adenylyltransferase/cytidyltransferase family protein codes for MKIVMATGTFDLIHPGHGLFLEEAKKLGGEDAKLVVVLARDSTVRSKKRIPIINEKQRLEMVKFLKPVNEAVLGSETDMFEVVEKINPDIIAIGPDQKFDLDYLRKDLKNRGFNCQVKRITKYHKSNLDSSCKIIKKIKNSEFDENAFKNC; via the coding sequence ATGAAAATAGTGATGGCGACCGGCACTTTTGATCTCATACACCCAGGACACGGCCTATTCCTGGAAGAAGCCAAAAAATTAGGTGGTGAAGACGCTAAACTAGTTGTTGTGCTGGCCAGGGATTCTACAGTGCGGTCCAAGAAGAGAATTCCAATTATAAATGAAAAACAGAGGTTGGAAATGGTTAAATTTTTAAAACCTGTTAATGAAGCAGTTTTAGGTAGTGAAACCGATATGTTTGAAGTTGTGGAAAAAATAAACCCAGACATAATCGCTATTGGCCCTGATCAAAAATTTGACCTGGATTATTTGAGAAAAGATCTGAAAAATAGAGGATTTAATTGTCAAGTGAAAAGAATTACGAAATATCATAAATCCAATTTAGATAGTTCTTGTAAAATCATAAAAAAGATTAAAAACAGCGAATTTGATGAAAATGCTTTTAAAAATTGCTGA